atgatgatgatgcagcagcagcagcatccttACCCATTTTGAGATGCGACTGGCACTGTTCCTTCCTTCAATTTTTGTTTTCGTTTTTCTTTTTGGGGGGTGTTTGTTTGTGGTCAGGggttttatttattcttttttgtcATTACACATTTACACACCCACAACTAAAATGTATACCTCTGTCTCTGCTCACCGCCGCTGCTGTGTGGTTCTGGACATTTTCTTTTTGGTTATAAGATATATCCTCAGATTTCAAACTGTGTGTGTGCATTCTATTCATTTCTTCGTTTGGTTATTTGTGTAGTAGTTAGCATATCTATTCATTTAGCTATTCTAAATGAATTAGAAATGCTGGAGGAGCAGTCCAACCACAATCCATAAAGCAATAATGTCGAGACCAAAGCTGGAAAGTGTGAAAAATAACCCATAAATCTGCGAGATAATTCTAACTATAAAATCTCAAGAAGAATTAGAAGGAAAATagatagggaaaaaaaaaaggagacagATGAAGGGAGTAGGaataagaaggaagagaagaaaagacaacataagaagtagaagaggaaggaaaagagatgaaggaaaaaaggaggatgaggaggaagagaacCAGAAAAAGGAGGAAGGAAATGGGTGACAAAGAGCTAGACGGAGACGAACCAATGGCACACTATTTCAATCCATTGAAGTTTTTCTGTTTAATTGGATCGGAACCATCCAAAATGAGAAAATTTCAAACAAATCGGTATATTGGTTCATGCCTGATAAGATAAAATACTACACGATACGAGTGAAATTATAATCTTGGCATCAAATACTCATAAAATTGATCATATAATAGTCTAGATGGATCAAATTATAATCTTGGCATCAAATACCCAAGCGACCAGGATTGCCAGCATCCCCTCGGAGTGGCAAACCATATTGAAAACCATTCAAATCTCCAAATTATTTCCAATGTTTTCTCCACTTGAAATTTGACGAGGGTTCTTCTGAATATCCCCAAGTTATAAAACAGAGATATGGAACATGGAAGGTCATAAGtacaaagattttttttattcttgaatagataTCAGCAATGGGTAACCACCGCTTGTTTGATTGCTTCCTGCGGCATAGAGATTAAATTAGAAAACTCGCACTATAGTGCTTCGGAATAAAGAGATTAGTGCAACAATTCGATAAAAAGAACCTAACAGCTTCTAGTTTCTAGCGACTGACTGCGGACATGGAACACGGACAAAAATTGAACAAAACTCAGTAGCAAATGCACCTCGTTGAACATTGTAGAATCACCAGTAGCTACAAAATCACTTTTCATCAGGCATACATGATTTTCCATGTTGGCAATTCTAACACGGATACAAGCATCATGGATAATGAAACAATGATTATTTAGATATTCTCTTTATAGACACAAGAATGCATAACATGTGCAGGGTTTAAATCTCCCAACAAACAATTAGAAACAGCTTGAAACTTTTAGAATATGGAGAAACTAAAAGTCGACGTTTGGCATCATTAGGAATTGTGCCACATGGGATGGTGTTGTTATGTGTGTGCTACCCTGTTGCTGGTTCAAAGAAGGTTCAAAATACTCGACAAAAGAAATAGATTTAGATATATTAAGATCTTGTGAACGACTTCCAAAAACTGAATTACAATTCAATATAGTGAGAGGAGCACTGGCCTATGTATTCAGATGAGGCGAGATGAGACTAGAGCACCTCGAAGGGCACTAAAAGAGACACCCTCAACTGGGCACCAGCCAAGCAGGCACCTGCTTGAGGCCCACCCACCCATGCACAACCCTTTCTTTATGTAACGTGTCATCCACTACCGCGGTCAATTTTTTACCAGTCATAACACCACAATACATTGATACAAAACTTCTACGCAAGCGCACATTGAAAGAAATCATTTGAGCTGTAGATAACTAGCATTGTAATGAATGAAATAATAGCCCGCTCATGATGAAATAACACCCGCTACTACCATTCTCTCTTTCCTCCTCTCCCCTCCCCTCTCTTATATCCATGGCCAGTACCTGTTGCTGCAGGCATCCTCTATTCCCCTCTTCTCTCCCGACTCCCCTCTCTCTTCGACTCTCCTCTCTCCACGACCAACAAGCACTGTCACTATCATCATCCCCTCTCTTTCCGCTTTTTCTCCTCCCTTCACTTCTTCCCCATTCATTCTCTCTCCGCAGCTAGCACTCGTCGTCgttgattatatttattttattttgttatacAGATAAAAACTAATATAATTATCATTTTGTTGATTGAGTGCTAAAATTGATTTAAGTTCTCATTGTAATGACTATCTTTATTCTTAAATATGTTTTTATAATTGCAAGATAAGCATTTTGATTTTTCTCAAATAAATGCCTATGCAAGTACCTAGCAACTCAAGCAGTGAGGTGCCTTAATGCCTATTAGAAACTGGTGCCTTTGACAACTTTGGCCAGGTCAAATGAATGTCAAATTTGACGGTTCCAGTCAACAAGTAATAACAAAGCCATGTAACATTAAAACGATGATAACTAGACATAAAGGATCTTAGAAACTGAACTATATCATTTCATTACAAGTCATTTGTCAATATCCTAGGAGATCTCACTTCAAGGATCACCATACACAAAGAACTCAAGACAATGATGATATGATAACAATGATTTGCTGTACCAGAATCATCAAGAGAAGTCTTTTGAAGACAATGTCTTGCAGAGTCAAATAACAAGCCGAAAAATTTAGGGCAGCAACCAAATAAAATCATCGAGAGATGCCATAGGAAAACAAGAAGTTTCGGGCAGTCAATAGCATTAAAAGAATAGATTATGCAATTCTCTGAAGATTGTGAAAAGGATGATTTTATAGATACATCATCTTGCATCTataataaaggactaaagtaagAGCTGAGGATACTATAGAATGGTCAATAGTTAAGTATATAACATGGGATGTGATTCAGTATCTGCATGCAATTGACTTGATTATTGAAAGAAGGTACTGGATAATGTCAGCAATAGGCAATCAAGCCTAAACAAATAAGAGGCAACATGGAGTCGAAAACATTCTGATAAAAAATTTTCGGACAGGATCTAGAAAATCTCAAGGTGACAATTTAAGCTACCTTTAACGcgaaaaatatctaaaatcagTGCTTCCTAAATCATTATGGCAAATGGCAATAGCTGGCTAGAGACTTGATGGCTAACATAATTTAAGGAAACaagtattatattattaattatctaATCCAACATTTTAGAAAACTAATTTTCTCTTAGATTTGCCTTGATATAGTTACAAATTTCCTTCACTAAAGTGCCACAGTCAAACTTCTTGTAACTCGTCCCATTTGCCAAAAGTTTCTGCTAGATCTAATGGTCCGTTCATTGTTGGTCCATCCCTAGATTAATCGATCACATTTCTTATTTCATGCAATACACTTACACATACAGAGATGAAAGGGTTAATCTTATGACGGTGGACTTCCATCCAAATGTGGAAGATGCATGGGCAAAAAAATTCGAATTTCATTATATCAGCGAGGAGGTTCGCTGCCCCAAAAGAAGAGTTCCTTCTTGCTTTATGAGAAATTGAACACCACCAAACCTAACCCTAGAAGCATCAAAAGAATACCAatcgaaaaagaaaaagaaggaaaataaaTGAACAAATAATTAAGAGAAACAGACCTAATTCGTAGAGTATTGCTCCACGATCTTCTTGTCCCTCCGCTCCATCGCCACATCCCAAACATCATTACCGATATGCTTCGGCTGCATTTTGTTCAGGAAAAAGCACAAAAAATGATCTTTACGtcatcattgcaaagatcatcagCCCAGATTCAAGAATTAGAAGGAAGAAACCAAGGGAAAATTTTCGGATCTCACCCTCCCATGAGCGGCTCTGTGGATGTAGTATTGCGCGTTGCCCATCACGCAGAGCATCCCGGCGATGATTCCCAATGGAAGAACGGCTTCCAACCAAAACAATTTCGCCATCGGAGAGATGCCACCGGAGGATTCCACAGACCTCGGACCAAACCTTACGAAGAGCGACGGAGACAAAAGGGGTTGCTCGTTTCGCACCTCGATGTGGGTGGACTTACCACTGTGAGGATGTTGATGTAAATAAAAGAATTGTTGGGGGCAATCTGGTCACGTGGTTGGTTTATCGGTCTAAAGAGGCGGGAGTAATttccttaaaaaaatatatattacacccatatatatatatatatatatatatatatatatatatatatataatatttatatttatatatatttatatgttatAAAATAAATTCTCAGAAAAAGTTTCTAAACATGAAAAATTTATTATGGAGCGTCTTGacttaaaaaattcttagataatattttttttaaataaccaTCATAACCTTATCGATCATCATCTTTCGTCTTATTGATCACCTTCCCCTGATCGTCTATGCCTTCACGTATAGATTGTCCTTATAAACCCCCTTCCACATGTATGATGCTCTTGGCCTCCAACAATGATGATTAGGATTGATGTGGGTACCTATACTAATGCTCGCAATGCTCTTGGATTCGACGAGGGCATGTGGAAGGGGGTGCAGGGAAGTAGAAGCAACGATGAGTTCAACGAAGACAAAGGTAAAATAGTCTTTTCACGTGATAAAAAGTGttctataaaatttttttaaagttgggacactatgaaattttttttcaaaaattcatatatatatatatatatatatatatatatatatatatatatatatatatatttgctaaGGATGTAATATCGCTAATGCTAATGAAATGATTCTGAGAACTTTAATTGTTGATATCTTATTGCTCCTTTATAAAGCTGTACTCGAGGTTAGAAATCTAAAGGATACAGTGAGATAAATCTGCTCTGATTCGATGGAATAAAACTACAAACGAGTAATATATGCTTCATTCTGATGAATCTTATAACAAACAAATGAGGAAAAAGTTTAATTTTATCATTAGAGATCATAAAAAGATGCTGTATTTATATCATCCAACCCTTGTAGTGTCATCAGATTATCCTTCACTGATCACCATATCATCTAAACCTTTTTCTAATTTGTCACTCCAATCATAGTTATATGTAAGAAGAGCAATGATAGGTTTGGAAAAAGAATTCAGGAACAAGTCAATAGTTGGTGGTAAATTGTGGGTTATGAATGTTGTTTAACTTGACAACTTTAATTGGCATGCTCTTGACATGGTATGATGGCCAATGAGCCCCACATCATCTTTGAGAAGTAATTATCCATAATTCAAGCAACGCAAGAGAATTTTATGGTTCAAACACTAAAATATCCATGCAAACAATCAATTACaaccaaacttgaaaagcttgatgaagcttgaaACTTTCTAGTCTTCAAGCAGGTTAAGTGACACGGGTAGGTTACTTCCAATTTTACAAACAGAACACAGCATGCCTCCACACATGATTAGCAAGTGCTGAGTCCATGGGAACCTTTCATGGTCTTTGGTGCTAACCCATTGCATACTTCTGAGTCCAGCTCCTTGCAGTGGCCTCATACTTGGCTCTGTCTGTCTTGTACATGTGGGCAATTTCTGGAACCAATGGATCGTCTGGGTTTGGATCCGTTAACAGCGAGCAGATTGATAGCAATACCTGTTGAATAAAACAGCAAACCTATCCTTAACTTGCTCAGATCAAAGAAGATTGGAAAAAGAACTCAAAGGGGAAAAAGAGATTTGATGTTGTACCTACTTTCAGTTTATGCAAACAAAAGATGGTGAATTCATGGACGAGTTGTTCATTTCAGACATGACTCAATAATTTCTACAATAAGGGTTCTGATTACATTTGGCATTCAAGAAACCAAATGGAGTTGCCTAACATGAAGCCAAATGGCAACCATGTTTTGGAGATGGGCTACAGTGGATATCTCCTGGTTTGAGTTAGGTGTGCCCGTGACTCGACCGATAGACCTTACAATGACTAAAGTGAAGTTGTATAATGGCATAGAGGCTTATTTAAAATGCTCCTTTAATATGAGCACTTCTTGGTCTGACTATTTACAGTCATTACTCTGATGAAAGGCACATGCTGAGTATACAACTTTGTAAATGATAAACACTATGACAGAAGGGAAAAAAGTAACCTTAGAAATAGTTAAAGCTGGACTCCATTGCTCCTTCAAGATATCAAGGCAAATGCTTCCATTGCTATTGATGTTTGGATGGAAAACCTTGGTCCTGAAAGCAACCTGCAGAACACAAACATGTAAGTTGGAAAAACGGTCCAAACAAGAACCATTTCATTTTATTATTACACTATTAGGCACCTCACCAGGTAGACTGGTAGTTGTGTGTGTCCTCTGTTCCAAAACAAATGAAAGGTGGAAAATTGTATTCATAATTCATATACAGTGAAACACTTGTCCCAAGAATTAAGGTTATATTTTCCTTGAGAAAAGATCTTCATACTATTATTTGCAACCAAACAAAACTGGCTCCTGTTAGGCCATCTAAAAATAAATCTATCGTCTTTGGAAAAATAAATGAACAGGTCTACATGAGGTATATTTCTCTAATCTTCCGCTAAACCTTGTTCTCCAGACCTTAAATGTCTTCAGCATCATCTAAGTCACAGAAAGTTATGTGGTAAAGCAAATTAAAATCTATATCAAGTCAAAGTTGCAAGAACTGGAATTCACTCATTTTCATATGAACACAAAGAACTTCAGTAATTGTTTGCTAAGGCTAACATTGACAATGCAGGAAACTTAAATGTGTAAAAAGCTACAATAACATGGTTTTGAAACCTTACTACAGAAAGTAGGCTTCTCTTCGTTgaactttcaatttttttttctaagcAAAATCACTGGAAataggaggaggaaaaggagaggAAGTCGGATGTCCTTTTCCATCTCCGGTCTGATAGCTGGTCTTTAAGAAGAGGACAAAGGAAAATACCCTCGTAGCCAGTAAGTCCCCTCATTTCTTCTTTCCTTCAtgtcttctttattttttattttttattttccccaCTGGTATAAAGCAGCAGTATATGGATGGTCGTAACACACTGGTCTGACAAATCCGGTACCCAACACAAAAAGCATCTTGAACTGTTAGCAAGCTAGAAACGACTTGCATGCACAACTATAATTACTAAGAATGTTTTTTTCTTGtgaatcaaaagcagcattcacatAAGACAGATTATAACATACCCCATATAGCTGAAACCTTTAATAACTGATACACAGCTTTTAGAATAGGATTTAGGATATATGCTTAAAGCATTTAATTATATTGTATTTCATCTGAAAAAAATAGAACTGCTGTGTATGGCTTGAAGTCATTGGTTGAGCTTAATGTTCAAATCCATCTCAACTCTAAAATTATAGTTAAACCAAAGCTTCAGCTCCACAACAGAATTTCCAGCTTATTTTGAGCATGATTTAGCTTGTTTTGAGGTGAGCTTGATTACCTTCCTAGCAAGCACCACATGGTATATACATAGGAAATATGTTGAATAGAAGTACATGGTTGAATGTACAGATAACGTCACATTAGTCATGTAATAGCAAGCAATAGTGAATGTCAATATACAAATTGAATAGGTAATCAGAATTCATAATTACAATCATGTTCATGAGGTTGTTGGGTAAATAAAGAAATGCTTTACACAGTGAAACTATAGAACACatgccaaaagaaaaaaaaaattctatggcAGACTTGACAAAGGAGAAAAAACAACTCTAGTCCTAGAAATTCCATATTACCAATACCTTTGGTGGTTTGAATGGATAATCTGGAGGGAAGTGTATAGTAACTAGAAAGACTCCCCCTGCATATGGACTGTCAGGTGGGCCCATTATCGTTGCTTGCCAATGGAACATATCTTCAGCCACTGGACCTGTACAATGCCAATACAAGCAAAATCTTGTTATCAGATAAGGGATCATCATTGTAAGTCTACAACTGTGGCATGATTTCAAAACTTAAATAAGTTCACTAAGCAACCATATCTTCAAGGCACGCTAGCACGCCGTATGATGTGGCATGTGTAACATTCTTTTATCAACTTAAAATCTAGAAATCACCAGCATTTAAGCATTGAAGAACAAAGATGATAGGAAAAGAAAACATATACCGGCAAATTAAATTCAAATGAAAAAAATGATTATTATGACTCTAACTCATTGAATAATTTACTGAATTGTACCATTCGACAGATATGAATTGACAAAGACATCCCTGAAGAAAATTGCAAAGTACATCGTTCTGTGTCCTTTCCACGATAATAAAGTTGATCGAGCTTATAAGGATTAGTATGGTATTGCAAATCCAAATCACATTCTAGAAACCTTTTAGTCCAATATTATTGATGTGAATATAAGCATAAACCCAGTATACTGAAGGAAAGATTAGGAAGCCTATGTCGGGCTATTATGGGCTGTCCTGACTTGCATTTCTGTCTCGTTTGAATTCTTTTCTGCCTTACTCAATTTTGCTTGAGATGCATGAACTTTTCAGCTGGGTCTTTTTTAAAGCAGCCTTTTCGAAAATTGTTGTCCTGAATTGTGATCGCTGCCTATAGccatacaaaataaaatatatatgggTACACTTTCAGCCTGGTATAAACATAATACAGAAGCAGAAGGAAAGTAGGATTTGATGAATTCGACCCACGATTTACATGATGCTGAAATCTCAACACCAAAAAACCAGTAAGGATATAGCTTTTCGAACAAAAAACTAGCAACCAAGAGGACTAGCAGCAACAAGAAGGCCTAACGACAGAGCACAGCATCCTGATCGAGATGCATAATCAGAATCGACCTCCTAACAGAGGAAAAAATCGCAGGAAAAAGATGGAGCAACCTAGGCGTCGGAATCCGAGATACCTGCGCTGCACGACGTGGGGGGATCCTTCTGAAGATCCTTTAGCTCCTTGAGGATCCGCTTGGAAGCCATGGCCGAAGGACCTCGCACTGTTCCCACCAAACCCCCGACGAACAAAGATCGATCAGAAAGAACAGAACAACAAGCGGGAAGAAGAGATCGATCGAAAAGGGGAAGGAATaaaccagaaagaaaaaaaaaaaaggagagatcgaGCAAGGGAGAGAAAAAAAGTAGGATATGTTCTTAAATTCGAGGGCACGTTACCGTCGGCGACGGATTCTTGGAttcctctcctcccctctctCAGTTCCTTTCTCGACACGGCTGGCCAAATAGGAACGCGAGAGActgaattaattatttttatttattatttcttaTTCACGTGCGTTATCCCCACTGGATTCTCGGTTTGGTCCGATTCGGTCTGGTTTGAACAAATCTCGAACCTCATTGAACACATTCGACTGAGAAGATTCAAGCTGGACCGAAGGGATTGAACCAAGTCAAACCGAATCAATTAGCGTCAGTCATTCCCGGTTTACGTTCGGTTTGGAAAAGTTCTCGAACTTAATTGAACACATTTACTGTGAAGATCGAAACTGAACCGAAGAAACCAAACCAAACAGAATTAATTGCTTCGGTAGGAATTAAGAATTACTATTCTTTTTCAAATTACTAAATTCATTGTCGATAAAATAacaattttaaaatcatattagATAATTTAATACTTAATCATAATAACAAACTCATTTTCTTTGAAATGATTGCATGTTCATCAagtaaacaaaacaaaataaaacagaaaacaaaaacacgTCATAGAGTTGGAACAGCTCACACGGAGATCTCCACTACGAACAAGCCACAACCGAAGCAGGAAATTACAATACCCAATCAAAGGCCAGGTCACGACTTACGACGCGCGTTCTAACGCACTCACGTCACCCCGAAGTAAAAGGATTCGACTCCATTATTTGCTACCCGCCGACAGGCATTGACCCGATCCCGATCACTTGGTGTAGTTCTTGACGGCGGCGTGGGGCTCGGCAGCCTTGGCGGCTGGCGTGGGCTCGACGAC
The DNA window shown above is from Musa acuminata AAA Group cultivar baxijiao chromosome BXJ2-4, Cavendish_Baxijiao_AAA, whole genome shotgun sequence and carries:
- the LOC103981099 gene encoding NADH dehydrogenase [ubiquinone] 1 alpha subcomplex subunit 1-like; amino-acid sequence: MAKLFWLEAVLPLGIIAGMLCVMGNAQYYIHRAAHGRPKHIGNDVWDVAMERRDKKIVEQYSTN
- the LOC103981101 gene encoding ubiquitin-conjugating enzyme E2 28; protein product: MASKRILKELKDLQKDPPTSCSAGPVAEDMFHWQATIMGPPDSPYAGGVFLVTIHFPPDYPFKPPKVAFRTKVFHPNINSNGSICLDILKEQWSPALTISKVLLSICSLLTDPNPDDPLVPEIAHMYKTDRAKYEATARSWTQKYAMG